One window of the Crassaminicella thermophila genome contains the following:
- a CDS encoding Na/Pi cotransporter family protein, whose translation MKILFELLGGLGLFLYGMTIMGDGLEKSAGDKMKRIIEVLTSNRVMAVLVGALVTMIIQSSSATTVMVVGFVNAGIMNLVQATGVIMGANIGTTITAQIASLKLTEIAPIVVGLSVGVWIFTNNKKVKNVAEIFIGFGILFIGMDFMKHAVKPLREYEGFRTMLLSFGKGTFTDSLMAIFTGFFVTAIIQSSSATTGILIALASEGLLPIEASLPIIFGTNIGTCVTAMLSSIGANRTAKRAAFIHFMFNVFGTLIFMLLFKNITITMVKHISPDNAARQLANAHTFFNIANTLLLLPFATLLVKLANKIMPVKDFEIADKIGIKYLDDRMLETPSVAIVQVIKETLNMGNLVLDSYKKAMDAFFERNEKLAHETFEIEKTINSMEREIAEYLVKLSNKSLSAKQNEIVNGLFNTINDIERVGDHADNLAELAVFRVDNKLDFSEQAISELKAMHDRVMKSYTQAILALRTGDTNIAKRIIEREGEIDHMERSLRASHIERLNKQQCMPTSGVIFLDIISNLERIGDHADNIALAVMDAADK comes from the coding sequence ATGAAAATCCTTTTTGAATTGCTTGGTGGTCTTGGATTATTTCTCTATGGTATGACAATAATGGGAGATGGTCTAGAAAAATCTGCTGGGGACAAAATGAAGAGAATTATTGAGGTGCTTACTAGTAACAGAGTGATGGCTGTGCTAGTTGGTGCTTTAGTAACCATGATTATACAGAGTAGTAGTGCTACTACTGTAATGGTTGTAGGTTTTGTAAATGCAGGAATTATGAATTTAGTACAAGCTACAGGTGTAATTATGGGTGCGAATATTGGAACAACCATAACAGCTCAAATTGCATCTTTAAAGTTAACAGAGATAGCACCTATTGTAGTAGGGCTTAGTGTAGGGGTTTGGATTTTTACTAACAATAAAAAAGTGAAAAATGTTGCAGAAATCTTTATAGGATTTGGAATATTATTCATTGGTATGGATTTTATGAAGCATGCTGTAAAACCATTGCGAGAATATGAAGGCTTTAGAACAATGTTACTTAGCTTCGGGAAAGGTACATTTACGGATTCCTTAATGGCAATTTTTACTGGATTTTTCGTTACGGCTATTATACAAAGTAGTAGTGCTACTACAGGTATTCTGATTGCATTAGCAAGTGAAGGATTATTGCCAATAGAAGCTTCTTTACCGATTATTTTTGGGACAAACATTGGAACTTGTGTTACTGCAATGTTATCAAGTATTGGTGCAAATAGAACAGCAAAAAGAGCTGCTTTTATCCATTTTATGTTTAACGTATTTGGAACATTAATATTCATGCTATTATTTAAAAATATTACTATTACTATGGTAAAACATATTTCACCAGATAATGCAGCAAGACAGTTAGCAAATGCTCATACATTCTTCAATATTGCTAATACTTTACTACTATTACCGTTTGCTACTTTATTAGTAAAATTAGCTAATAAAATTATGCCAGTGAAAGATTTTGAAATAGCAGATAAAATAGGTATTAAATATCTTGATGACAGGATGCTAGAAACTCCATCTGTTGCTATTGTTCAGGTGATAAAAGAGACATTAAATATGGGTAATTTAGTTTTAGATAGCTATAAAAAAGCGATGGATGCTTTCTTTGAGAGAAATGAGAAATTAGCACATGAAACCTTTGAAATAGAAAAGACTATAAATAGTATGGAACGTGAAATTGCTGAATACTTGGTAAAACTATCTAATAAATCTCTATCTGCGAAACAGAACGAGATTGTGAATGGACTATTTAATACAATTAACGATATTGAAAGAGTAGGAGACCATGCAGATAACTTGGCAGAGCTAGCTGTGTTTAGAGTAGATAATAAATTAGATTTTAGTGAACAGGCTATAAGTGAATTAAAAGCAATGCATGATAGAGTTATGAAGTCTTATACCCAGGCAATACTTGCTTTAAGAACAGGAGATACAAATATTGCAAAAAGAATTATTGAAAGGGAAGGAGAGATTGATCATATGGAAAGATCTCTTCGAGCAAGTCATATTGAAAGATTAAATAAACAGCAGTGTATGCCAACATCAGGGGTAATATTCCTAGATATTATAAGTAATTTAGAAAGAATAGGAGATCATGCAGACAATATAGCTTTAGCTGTAATGGATGCTGCAGATAAGTAG
- a CDS encoding accessory gene regulator ArgB-like protein, whose protein sequence is MYLIERVSNNIAGKIAATLKLDKEQEAVLAYGAFGLLETILAIILVLVFGKIFGVLLEAIIISFVSAIFRKYSGGAHATSPNRCAAIGVIVSVGLGIFVNKISINIFSLLIFGLLTFFIVLYITVKYAPVDTPNKPIKKLERRKKLKIKSLIILFLFLIITLILTRYYIKLGDVSLLSIIASILLGLLWQAITLTSLGHLIIHKLDDSLRKIATLGGRGI, encoded by the coding sequence ATGTATCTGATCGAAAGAGTATCTAATAATATTGCAGGGAAAATAGCTGCTACTTTAAAGCTAGATAAAGAGCAGGAAGCCGTATTAGCTTATGGGGCTTTTGGATTGCTTGAAACTATATTAGCAATCATTTTAGTCTTAGTTTTTGGGAAAATATTTGGGGTATTATTAGAAGCAATTATTATTTCTTTTGTATCGGCAATATTTAGAAAATATTCAGGAGGAGCCCATGCAACATCTCCTAATCGATGTGCAGCAATTGGGGTAATTGTATCAGTTGGATTAGGTATATTTGTGAATAAAATAAGTATAAATATTTTTAGTTTACTAATATTTGGACTATTAACCTTTTTTATTGTTTTATATATAACTGTTAAATATGCTCCTGTGGATACACCGAATAAACCAATAAAAAAGCTAGAAAGAAGGAAAAAATTAAAAATAAAATCATTGATTATACTCTTTTTATTCCTTATAATTACATTAATTTTAACAAGATACTACATAAAATTAGGAGATGTAAGTTTGCTTAGCATCATAGCTTCTATTTTACTAGGACTGCTTTGGCAGGCAATTACATTGACATCTTTAGGACATCTAATAATACATAAATTAGATGATTCCTTAAGAAAAATAGCAACTTTAGGGGGGAGGGGGATATGA
- a CDS encoding cyclic lactone autoinducer peptide, protein MKNRLFTMMAVFGMTVLTFVAQTVSASACIWSAYQPEEPKLLREE, encoded by the coding sequence ATGAAAAACAGATTATTTACAATGATGGCTGTTTTTGGTATGACAGTACTAACATTTGTTGCTCAAACAGTATCAGCTTCAGCTTGTATATGGTCAGCTTATCAGCCAGAAGAGCCAAAATTATTACGTGAAGAATAA
- a CDS encoding bifunctional diguanylate cyclase/phosphohydrolase, with translation MHQIENKFQKKVYEMLFVSKLLSLLFCGIIIFIQYNVHFLKNLHKYMSFSMITAMLGIGMLTLIYKIWIFSYKNNKITSKVSATDIIEIILFIGIFSILIIFSGVHTSHYKFIFLFIIIPTTMQFGINYGIGVSSICSILVLLIDYMALPRNTINIFFETDLILTGVFLLTAWSLGYYVNIEKEYRKEISQLANMDELTGVYNHRFFQEALSEKIEVSKNKKTSVALLFIDIDYFKYYNDLYGHQAGDKVLEKIGDILKNLIRKEDIVARYGGEEFAIILPNTKEEQALNIAEKIRSTIEKIEFEGEENLPNKKLTVSVGVSDFPNKAKSKEELIKASDDALYRAKFFNKNRVETYHSVLEELKKDIQQEHIDLISSVKTLISVINAKDRYTYGHTERVVIYCKMLADRLGLREEDKKILRYGAYLHDIGKIEIGKDILNKKMPLTDEEWKLLKKHPENGAEIIRAVDSLKDVIPLIFYHHERYDGNGYPKGLKGEEIPYLARILTVADSFDAMTSNRPYQSRKSFEDAIEELRRCSKSQFDPKIVDVFIEIIEKNIDKFDRMR, from the coding sequence ATGCATCAGATAGAAAATAAATTCCAAAAAAAAGTTTATGAAATGTTATTTGTTTCAAAGTTATTGTCACTATTATTCTGTGGAATTATTATTTTTATACAATACAATGTACATTTTTTAAAAAATCTACATAAATATATGAGCTTTTCTATGATTACAGCGATGCTGGGTATAGGTATGTTGACATTAATCTATAAGATATGGATATTTTCTTATAAGAATAACAAGATTACTTCAAAGGTATCTGCAACAGATATAATTGAAATAATATTGTTTATTGGTATTTTTTCTATTTTGATTATTTTTTCAGGAGTACATACTAGTCATTATAAATTTATATTTTTATTTATTATTATTCCAACTACTATGCAATTTGGAATCAATTATGGGATAGGGGTTTCTAGTATATGTTCTATACTAGTTTTATTGATAGATTACATGGCTTTACCACGAAATACTATTAATATATTTTTTGAAACAGACTTAATTTTAACAGGGGTTTTTTTATTAACTGCATGGTCTTTAGGTTACTATGTAAATATTGAAAAAGAATATAGGAAAGAAATCTCTCAGTTAGCCAATATGGATGAGCTAACAGGAGTTTATAATCATAGATTTTTTCAGGAGGCTTTATCAGAGAAAATAGAAGTGTCTAAAAATAAAAAAACATCTGTAGCACTGTTGTTTATAGATATCGATTATTTTAAATATTATAATGATCTTTATGGACATCAAGCAGGAGATAAGGTATTAGAAAAAATTGGAGATATATTAAAAAATTTAATTAGAAAAGAAGATATTGTAGCAAGATATGGAGGAGAGGAATTTGCAATAATCTTGCCAAATACCAAAGAAGAGCAAGCTTTAAATATTGCTGAGAAAATACGAAGTACAATTGAGAAAATTGAATTTGAAGGAGAGGAAAATTTACCTAATAAGAAGCTTACCGTATCTGTTGGGGTTTCTGATTTTCCGAACAAAGCAAAATCTAAAGAAGAATTAATCAAGGCTTCAGATGATGCACTTTATAGAGCAAAATTTTTTAATAAAAACCGGGTAGAAACATATCATTCTGTATTAGAAGAATTAAAAAAAGATATACAACAAGAGCATATTGACTTGATTAGTTCTGTTAAAACATTAATAAGCGTAATTAATGCAAAGGATCGTTATACCTATGGACATACGGAAAGAGTGGTTATATACTGTAAAATGCTTGCAGATCGATTAGGTTTAAGAGAAGAGGACAAAAAGATTTTAAGATATGGAGCATATTTGCATGATATAGGAAAAATTGAAATTGGCAAAGATATTTTAAATAAAAAAATGCCTCTTACAGATGAGGAATGGAAACTTTTAAAGAAGCATCCTGAAAATGGTGCTGAAATCATAAGAGCTGTTGACTCTCTTAAAGATGTTATTCCTTTGATCTTTTATCATCATGAACGCTATGATGGAAATGGATATCCAAAAGGGTTAAAAGGGGAAGAGATTCCTTATTTGGCAAGAATATTAACGGTTGCAGATAGTTTTGATGCTATGACTTCTAATCGTCCATATCAATCAAGAAAAAGTTTTGAAGATGCAATAGAAGAATTAAGAAGATGCAGCAAAAGCCAATTTGATCCTAAGATTGTAGATGTTTTTATAGAAATAATTGAGAAAAACATAGATAAATTTGATCGAATGAGGTAA